CTTCCACCGTGGCGAGGTGGTGGAAGTGCAAGGCCCGCACCCCACACGCTCCGTGCTGCAATGGCTGCGCGAGGATGCCCATTGCACGGGCACCAAGGAAGGCTGCAACGAAGGCGATTGCGGTGCCTGCACGGTAGTCATCGGCGAGCTGGCCGAAGCCGGCGATACCGAGGCCGTCAACGGCCTGCGCCTGCAGACCGTCAATGCCTGCATTCAATTCCTGCCCAGCCTGCATGGCAAGGCCTTGTTCACGGTGGAAGACCTCAAGAGCCAGTGCGCGGGCAAGTCTGCCTGCGCCGGCAAGCCTGCAGGCCCGCAAAGCCTGCATCCGGTACAGCAGGCCATGGTGGAGTGCCATGGCTCGCAATGCGGCTTCTGCACGCCCGGCATCGTGATGACGCTGTGGTCGGCCTATGAGCATCACCAGCAGCAGGGCAGCGAGCCCACGCGCCAGCAACTGGCCGACGAACTCTCGGGCAATCTGTGCCGCTGCACGGGCTACCGCCCGATTCTCGATGCAGGTCAGCGCATGTTCGACCTGCCTGCCGTGCGACTGGATACGGCGCCCGTGGTGGCTGCGCTGCAAGGCCTGCAGGCCGAGGCCGGCAACGCGGGTCTGAACTATGCGGCCCCCCAGGGCCTGCGCACCGACTTCTTCCACGCTCCGCGCACGCTGGCAGAGCTGGCCAGCCTGTGCGAGACCAAGCCCAAGGCCCGCATCGTGGCCGGCTCCACCGATGTGGGGCTCTGGGTCAACAAGCAGTTCCGCGACCTGGGCGACATGATCTACGTCGGCGATGTGGCCGAGATGAAGCGCATCGAAGTACGGCCCGATGCCGAAGGCGGCGAGCTGTATATCGGCGCCGGGGCTTCGCTGGAGTCCGCCTGGAGCGCGCTGGTGCAGCGCTGGCCCAGCCTGACCGATGTCTGGCTGCGCTTTGCCTCCACGCCCATCCGCCATGCGGGGACCATGGGCGGCAATGTGGCCAACGGCTCGCCGATCGGTGATTCGCCGCCGGTGCTGATGGCGCTGGATGCCCAGATCGAGCTGCGCAAGGGCGAGCGCGTGCGCCGCATGCCGCTGACGGATTTCTATCTGGACTATATGAAGAACCAGCTGGAGGCGGGCGAGTTCGTGCAGGCCCTGGCGGTGCCGCTGGCGGCCATGCAGCGCCAGGTTCGCGGCTACAAGATCAGCAAGCGCTTCGATTGCGATATCTCGGCCCTGTGCGCCGGCTTTGCCATCGAGCTCGATGGCGAGATCGTGCAATCCATCCGACTGGCATTTGGCGGCATGGCGGCCACGGTCAGAAGAGCGGCGGGCGCCGAAGCGGCCCTGCTGGGCAAGCCCTGGAACCTGGAGAGCGTGAAGGCCGCACAGGCTGCGCTGGCCCAGGATTTCAAGCCCATGAGCGATATGCGCGCCAGCGCCGATTACCGCCTCAAGGTGGCGCAGAACCTGATCCAGCGTCTGTGGCTGGAAACGCGTGCCGATCAGCCGCAAAGTACCGAGGCGACCAGTGTCTGGAGCGTGATGCCTCATGTTGTTCCTGCCGCCGTGGAGCAAGGAGTCTGAAATGAATCACCCCCATGAACTGACGAATGAACTGGTGGCGGAAGCCTTTGCCGACTATCGCAAGAACCAGGCCTATCGCATCGACGAAGTGACCGAGGCCAAGGCCCATGATCAGGGCGCCCGCGTGGGCGTCAGCCGCAAGCACGAGTCCGCACACCTGCATGTGGCCGGCGAGGCAGCCTATATCGACGACCTGCCCGAACTCGAAGGCACGCTGCACTGCGCGCTGGGGCTCTCGCCCGTGGCCCATGGCCGTCTGACGGCGCTGGCGCTGGAGGCCGTGCGTGCCATGCCCGAAGTGGTGGAGGTGATCACGGCAGCCGATATTCCCGGCGTCAACGACTGCGGCTCCATCATTCATGACGACCCCATCCTCTGCGATGGCGAGATCCGCTACGTGGGCCAGCCGCTGTTCGCCGTGATCGCCCGCTCGCGCGATGCGGCAAGGCGCGCCGCGGCCCTGGCCAAGGCGGCCGCCACCATCAGCGAGCTGCCGCCCGTGCTGACGCCGCGTCAGGCCCATGAGCTGGGCCAGTACGTGATGCCGCCCATGCACCTGGAGCGCAGCACGCGCGAAGGCGGCGCGCGCGCCGCCATGGATGCCGCGCCGCACCGCCTCAAGGGCTCCTTCGATGTGGGTGGGCAGGAGCAGTTCTATCTGGAAGGGCAGATCAGCTACGCCACGCCCAAGGAAGACGGAGCAGTGCATATTCACTGCTCCACCCAGCATCCCAGCGAAATGCAGCATCTGGTGGCGCATGCTCTGGGCGTGGCTTCGCACAGCGTGCATGTGGAATGCCGGCGCATGGGCGGCGGCTTCGGCGGCAAGGAGTCACAGTCGGCGCTGTTCGCCTGCGTGGCGGCCGTGGCGGCCACCCGACTGCAAAAGCCGGTCAAGCTGCGTCTGGACCGCGACGACGACTTCATGATCACCGGTCGCCGTCATTGCTTCTGGTATGAGTACGAAGTGGGCTATGACGATGAGGGCCGCGTGCTGGGCGCCGAGATCTCCATGGTCTCGCGCTCCGGTCACTCTGCCGATCTGTCGGCGCCGGTGATGACGCGTGCGCTCTGCCATTTCGACAATACCTACTGGCTGCCCGATGTGCTCATGCATGGCTATATGGGCAAGACCAACACCCAGAGCAACACGGCTTTCCGTGGCTTCGGCGGACCTCAGGGCGCGATTGCCATCGAGAACATTCTGGATACGGTGGCGCGCAGCCTGGGGCGCGATCCGCTCGATGTGCGGCGCGTCAACTTCTACGGCAAGGGCGAGCGCAACATCACGCCCTATGAGCAGGTCGTGACCGATAACGTGATTCACGAACTGGTGGCCGAGCTGGAGGAGTCCAGCGACTACCGCGCACGCCGCGCGGCCGTGAATGCCTTCAACGCTAGCAGTGCCGTGCTCAAGCGCGGCCTGGCGCTGACACCGCTGAAGTTCGGCATCTCCTTCAATGTGGCCCACTTCAACCAGGCTGGCGCACTGGTCCATATCTATACCGACGGCTCGATTCTCGTCAACCATGGCGGCACCGAAATGGGCCAGGGCCTGAACACCAAGGTGGCGCAGGTGGTGGCGCATGAGCTGGGCGTGGCCTTCGAGAATGTGCGCGTGACGGCCACCGATACCAGCAAGGTGGCCAACACCTCGGCCACGGCGGCCTCGACGGGAGCTGACCTCAACGGCAAGGCCGCACAGGATGCCGCACGCCAGCTGCGCGAGCGTCTGGCCGAATGCGCCGCACGCCTGCATGGCGGCGATGCCCATGACGTGCGCTTTGCCAACAATGCGGTGCAGGTCAATGGCCAGAATGTGCCGTTTGCCGAGCTGGTGCGCGCCGCCTATCTGCAGCGTGTGCAGCTGTGGTCGGATGGCTTCTATGCGACGCCTGGCCTGCATTGGGATGGCAAGCGCATGAAGGGCCACCCCTTCTTCTACTTTGCCTATGGCGCAGCCGTCAGCGAGGTGGTCATCGATACCTTGACGGGCGAATGGAAGCTGCTGCGCGCCGATGTGCTCCATGACGTGGGCCGCTCGCTGAACCCGGCCGTCGATGTGGGCCAGGTGGAGGGTGCCTTTATCCAGGGCATGGGCTGGCTGACCACCGAAGAGTTGGTCTGGCATCCGCAAAGCGGCAAGCTCACGACCCATGCGCCCAGTACCTACAAGATTCCCACGGCCAATGACTGCCCGCCGGTCTTCAATGTGCGCCTGTTCGAGGGCGACAACTATGAAGACTCCATCCACCGCAGCAAGGCCGTGGGCGAGCCGCCACTGCTGCTGCCGTTCTCGGTGTTCTTCGCGATTCGCGATGCGGTGTCCGCCGCCGGCGAGCACCGGGCGAATCCGCCTCTGCAGGCACCGGCCACGTCAGAGGCCATCCTCAGAGCAGTGGAAGCCGTTCAAGGGCACACTGGCTAGTTTTTCCTCACAGGTGTTGTCGCCTTGCGGGGCGGCAGCCATTTGAGTCATGGCTGTTTGCCGCGGGGCAAGGCCATGTGCTGCGCCGTCCATTTGGCGGCGCAGGACCGGGCGCGTTCCTCGCGTTGCGCCTCGCATGCAAAACAACACGGAGACTATGCAATGAACTGGACAGAGCGGATATTCAAACTCAGGGA
This DNA window, taken from Comamonas testosteroni TK102, encodes the following:
- the xdhB gene encoding xanthine dehydrogenase molybdopterin binding subunit, with translation MNHPHELTNELVAEAFADYRKNQAYRIDEVTEAKAHDQGARVGVSRKHESAHLHVAGEAAYIDDLPELEGTLHCALGLSPVAHGRLTALALEAVRAMPEVVEVITAADIPGVNDCGSIIHDDPILCDGEIRYVGQPLFAVIARSRDAARRAAALAKAAATISELPPVLTPRQAHELGQYVMPPMHLERSTREGGARAAMDAAPHRLKGSFDVGGQEQFYLEGQISYATPKEDGAVHIHCSTQHPSEMQHLVAHALGVASHSVHVECRRMGGGFGGKESQSALFACVAAVAATRLQKPVKLRLDRDDDFMITGRRHCFWYEYEVGYDDEGRVLGAEISMVSRSGHSADLSAPVMTRALCHFDNTYWLPDVLMHGYMGKTNTQSNTAFRGFGGPQGAIAIENILDTVARSLGRDPLDVRRVNFYGKGERNITPYEQVVTDNVIHELVAELEESSDYRARRAAVNAFNASSAVLKRGLALTPLKFGISFNVAHFNQAGALVHIYTDGSILVNHGGTEMGQGLNTKVAQVVAHELGVAFENVRVTATDTSKVANTSATAASTGADLNGKAAQDAARQLRERLAECAARLHGGDAHDVRFANNAVQVNGQNVPFAELVRAAYLQRVQLWSDGFYATPGLHWDGKRMKGHPFFYFAYGAAVSEVVIDTLTGEWKLLRADVLHDVGRSLNPAVDVGQVEGAFIQGMGWLTTEELVWHPQSGKLTTHAPSTYKIPTANDCPPVFNVRLFEGDNYEDSIHRSKAVGEPPLLLPFSVFFAIRDAVSAAGEHRANPPLQAPATSEAILRAVEAVQGHTG
- the xdhA gene encoding xanthine dehydrogenase small subunit, producing the protein MSTSQNSQPIRFFHRGEVVEVQGPHPTRSVLQWLREDAHCTGTKEGCNEGDCGACTVVIGELAEAGDTEAVNGLRLQTVNACIQFLPSLHGKALFTVEDLKSQCAGKSACAGKPAGPQSLHPVQQAMVECHGSQCGFCTPGIVMTLWSAYEHHQQQGSEPTRQQLADELSGNLCRCTGYRPILDAGQRMFDLPAVRLDTAPVVAALQGLQAEAGNAGLNYAAPQGLRTDFFHAPRTLAELASLCETKPKARIVAGSTDVGLWVNKQFRDLGDMIYVGDVAEMKRIEVRPDAEGGELYIGAGASLESAWSALVQRWPSLTDVWLRFASTPIRHAGTMGGNVANGSPIGDSPPVLMALDAQIELRKGERVRRMPLTDFYLDYMKNQLEAGEFVQALAVPLAAMQRQVRGYKISKRFDCDISALCAGFAIELDGEIVQSIRLAFGGMAATVRRAAGAEAALLGKPWNLESVKAAQAALAQDFKPMSDMRASADYRLKVAQNLIQRLWLETRADQPQSTEATSVWSVMPHVVPAAVEQGV